A genomic segment from Fundulus heteroclitus isolate FHET01 chromosome 6, MU-UCD_Fhet_4.1, whole genome shotgun sequence encodes:
- the LOC105930933 gene encoding tripartite motif-containing protein 16-like, whose amino-acid sequence MEQQLDRETFSCSICLDLLKDPVTIPCGHSYCMKCITDHWDGEDQRGIHSCPQCRKSFVPMPDLGKNTMLAALVEQLKKTGLQAAPADHCYAGPEDVACDVCTGRKLKAIKSCLVCLASYCEKHLQPHYDSAAFKKHMLVEPSKNLQENICSHHDEVMKMFCRTDQKCICYLCPVDEHKGHDTVSAAAERTERQRELEERRENIHQIIQDREKDVKLLQQELEVINHSADKTVEDSEKIFTQLIRLIQKRSSDVKQQIRSQQETELSRVKELQEKLEQEITELKRKDAELKQFSETEDHSQFLHNYPSLSALSESTHSSSIKIRPQSYFEDVTAAVSELRDQLQDILRDTWTNISLRLTEVDVSLSEPGPQPEPEPKSRAGFFTYSCEITLDPKTANFNLLLSEGNRKVTFMDEPQVDSSHPDRFTGWFQVLSRESLTERCYWEVEWRGMVNVAVAYKNISRAGEGKECRFGGNDKSWALICSQDGYQFGHNDIWTSISVPGSSRVGVYLDHQAGILSFYNVSEIMTLLHRVQTTFTEPLHAGVGVVGSAEFCKPK is encoded by the coding sequence atggagcagcagctggaccgagaaaccttctcctgttcgatctgtctggatctactgaaggatccggtgactattccctgtggacacagctactgtatgaagtGTATTACAGATCACTGGGATGGAGAAGATCAGAGaggaatccacagctgccctcagtgcaggaAAAGCTTTGTACCGATGCCTGATCTTGGGAAaaacaccatgttagcagctttagtggagcagctgaagaagactggactccaagctgctcctgctgatcactgctatgctggacctgaagatgtggcctgtgatgtctgcactggaagaaaactgaaagccatcaagtcctgtttagtctgtctggcctcttactgtgagaaacaccttcagcctcattatgatTCAGCTGCATTCAAGAAACACATGCTGGTGGAGccctccaagaacctccaggagaacatctgctctcatcatgatgaggtgatgaagatgttctgtcgtactgatcagaagtgtatctgttatctctgccctgtggatgaacataaaggccacgacacagtgtcagctgcagcagaaaggactgagaggcagagagagctggaggagaGACGAGAAAACATCCATCAGATaatccaggacagagagaaagatgtgaagctgcttcaacaggagctggaggtCATCAACcactctgctgataaaacagtggaggacagtgagaagatcttcactcagttgatccgtctcatccagaaaagaagctctgatgtgaagcagcagatcagatcccagcaggaaactgaattgagtcgagtcaaagagcttcaggagaagctggagcaggagatcactgagctgaagaggaaagacgctgagctgaagcagttCTCAGAGACAGAGGATCACAGccagtttctccacaactacccctcactgtcagcactcagtgagtctacacactcatccagcatcaagatccgtcctcagagctactttgaggatgtgacagcagctgtttcagagctcagagatcaactacaggacatcctgagagacacatggacaaacatctcactgagactcactgaggtggatgtttcactgtcagaaccaggaccacaaccagaaccagaaccaaagagcagagctggattctTTACATATTCTTGTGAAATCACACTGGATCCAAAAACAGCAAACTTTAATCTGTTACTATCAGAGgggaacaggaaggtgacatttATGGATGAACCTCAGGTTGATTctagtcatccagacagattcactgGTTGGTTTCAGGTTctgagtagagagagtctgactgAACGTTGTTATtgggaggtggagtggagagGTATGGTTAATGTAGCAGTCGCATACAAGAATATCAGCAGAGCAGGAGAAGGGAAGGAGTGTAGATTTGGAGGCAATGACAAATCTTGGGCATTAATTTGTTCGCAAGATGGTTATCAATTTGGTCACAATGACATTTGGACCTCCATCTCAgttcctggttcctccagggtaggagtgtacctggatcaccaagcaggtattctgtccttctacaatGTCTCTGAAAtcatgactctcctccacagagtccagaccaccttcACTGAGCCGCTACATGCTGGGGTTGGGGTTGTaggttctgctgagttctgtaAACCCAAATAG